A region from the Flavobacteriales bacterium genome encodes:
- a CDS encoding fibronectin type III domain-containing protein, translating to MSAPTNLRAITTNMPGQVKLLFGGVKDRKSYVIYWTDGDPLVLANYTILDIISTTRFLKRGLDRSKTYSFRVAAVGRVGQGPMSDVAVVQPS from the coding sequence ATGTCGGCGCCCACCAACCTGCGCGCCATCACCACCAACATGCCCGGCCAGGTGAAGCTGCTTTTCGGCGGCGTGAAGGACCGCAAGTCGTACGTGATCTACTGGACCGACGGCGATCCGCTGGTGCTGGCCAACTACACCATCCTGGACATCATCAGCACCACCCGCTTCCTGAAGAGAGGCCTTGACCGCAGCAAGACCTACAGTTTCCGGGTGGCCGCCGTGGGCCGGGTGGGGCAGGGGCCCATGAGCGATGTGGCCGTGGTGCAGCCGTCGTAG